From Candidatus Obscuribacterales bacterium:
GCCGACTGTAAACCACACCGGGATGCCACCGTCGGCAGTACAAATCAAGTTGACCAAAAACTGCTTCAAGTCCGGTCGATGATCTCTCGAATACCCCCGGCAAATCTCAATCGCCTGGGGTACTTCTGAATCAGCCTCTAACTCTACGTCAGACCCGTTCGCTGATCGGTACTCGCCGTCGAGAGCAAATGAGGTTGAGTCCAGATGGCACTGACTGACGCTGACGCCAAAGCGTTCGACCGCCTGCATGGCCACCTTCAGAAAAAACAGCGTTGTGCCGTACTCAAACAGGCCATCCAACACCCGCCCCAAGCGGTCATCGTTGAGATGGGCTGCCGTAATGCCGGGGCCTAGTAGATGCTCCACGGGTTTGCCTTCGAAAAACTCGCTGAATAAGTACAACGGCGCGCTGACAAACCCCAACCCGTTGAGAATCATCGCTTTCAGCACTTGTCCTGGGCTGATATGGTTCAGGCTATGAGCATGGAGTAGCTCGTCGGCTAGCTCTACCATCCCGATCTCATCCACGAGGGCGGCTACTAAGCCTAAGTGATCCAGGTTCTCTATCTTCAAGGCGCGATCTCAATGCGTGCCCTGAGCTTACCCCAACCGCACTCAATATTCATTTCATCAACCTGCGGAATGTCGGCTTACTCCTAGTCAAATCAAAAAAAGTTGTTTTGTCAACTATATCCCAGTTCTAGAACATTGGAGTGCCTGGGGAGAACAGCGGGCCGCTCCTCAGATTAATCCTCGCTGCAGGATCGAGATGGGCGAGGGCTAGCCTGTCTTAAGTTGGATAGATACTGTTCCAGGCAGGCAATCTCAGGTAGGTTGAGGCTGTAGTAGCTCCACTTACCCTCTTGCCGCGATCGCAGCAATCCAGCTTCTTTCAGGGTTTTGAGATGGAAAGATAGTTTCGACTGGCGCACCTCTAAGCGATCGCATAGATCGCATACGCAGAGTTCTTGCTGGCGCAGAAGATCTAAAATCTGCAGGCGTAGGGGATCGGAAAGGGCGTGAAACCCTGAACATGCACTGGTATTGAGTTCAATGACATCTGACATGAGCCTTCCCAACTGTAACGTTTTATCCTAAACGTCTCTATCCTATCGCCCAAAAAACAGCGATCGCCCTGGAGTTGCCAGAGCGATCGCTTTAGGGTTAGGTCACAGCCTGTTGATGGTTAGGAAGCGGCAGCTGCTTGGCGCTCCTTAGCTTCCTTAATCACCTCTTCTGCCACATTGCTGGGACAAGGTGCATAGTGATCAAAGGACATAGAGAACTGACCGCGACCAGAGGTCATGGTACGCAGATCGCCGATGTAGCCAAACATTTCGCTCAGCGGTACATCTGCCCGAATCCGAGAACCGGTGGGGGTGGGATTTTGGGACTTGATCATGCCTCGGCGACGATTAAGGTCACCGATCACATCACCCATGTAGTCTTCTGGTGTGAAGACATCCACATCCATAATCGGCTCTAGCAGTTGAGGTCCAGCCTTAGGAATGGTTTGGCGATAGGCAGCTTTAGCCGCAATTTCAAAGGCGATCGCCGACGAGTCAACCGGGTGGAAGGCGCCATCGGTCAAGGTTACCTTCAAATCTACACAGGGGAACCCTGCCAACAGACCCTTGACAATGCTGGTCGCAAAGCCTTTTTGAACCGCTGGCCAATATTCCCGAGGTACGTTACCACCCGTCACCTTCGATTCAAACTGGAAGCCGGTACCCGGTTCACCCGGTTCAATGATGTAGTCGATCTTACCGTACTGACCAGAACCACCAGACTGCTTCTTGTGGGTGTAGCTGTCAGCAATCTGCTTGGTGATGGACTCGCGGTAGGCCACCTGAGGACGACCCACTTCCACTTCAACACCATAGGTACGCTTAAGAATGTCTACCTTAATGTCAAGGTGGAGTTCACCCATCCCTTTAATGATGGTTTCACCGCTCTCTTGATCGGTTTCCACTTGGAAGGACGGATCTTCCTGCACCATCTTGCTGAGGGCTAAGCCCATTTTCTCATCACCACCCTTCACCTTAGGCTTCACGGAGATGGAAATCACCGGCTCAGGAAACACCATGGGCTCCAGGGTTGCTGGATCTTTGGGATCGCAGATGGTATGTCCAGTCTGCACATTTTTCATACCCACGATCGCCACGATGTCACCAGCTTGCGCTGTATCGACTTCTTCACGGGAGTTGGCGTGCATTTCCACCAAGCGACCAATCCGCTCGGTTTTGCCGGTAGCTGTGTTGAGGATGGTGTCTCCCTTCGACAGCCGACCGGAGTAGATGCGCGTAAAGGTCAGAGCCCCAAAACGGTCATCCATGATCTTGAATGCCAAAGCCCGCAGGGGTTTTTCGTCATCCACAATGGCGAACTTGCCGGTTTCGTTACCCTCAAGGTCAACCTCAGGCTGAGGGGGAACTTCCATCGGGTTGGGCAAGTAATCAACCACCGCGTCTAGGATCAGCTGCACACCCTTGTTTTTAAAGGAGGAACCGCAGTAGGTGGGGAAGAAGGCTAGCTCACGGGTGCCCTTTCGGATACAGCCCTTGATTTCTTCGATAGTCAGCTCTTCACCCTCAAGGTATTTCTCCATGAGAGCATCATCTTGCTCAACTGCCAGTTCGATCAAGGCTTCCCGATAGGTTTCGACGTCATCTACCATGTCAGCAGGCACGTCTTTGATGGCATAGTTCTTGGGATCGCCAGAATCATCCCACACCCACGCCTTGCGGGTGAGCAAATCAACTACGCCACAGAATTCAGTTTCTCGGCCAATGGGCAGCACCATCACCAACGGCTTAGCTGCCAAGATGGTCTCGACTTGCTTGACGACGTTGAAAAAGTCAGCGCCGGTTCGATCTAGTTTGTTGACATAGATAATCCGAGCGACCTTAGAGTCGTTGGCGTAGCGCCAGTTGGTTTCAGACTGAGGCTCTACCCCGCCTGATCCACAAAATACACCAACCCCACCGTCCAGCACCTTCAGGGAGCGGTATACCTCAATGGTGAAGTCTACGTGACCAGGGGTATCAATAATATTGAGCTGGTGATCCTTCCAAAAGCAAGATGTCGCAGCCGACTGAATCGTGATGCCGCGCTCCTGCTCTTGCTCCATGAAGTCTGTGGTTGCCGCACCATCATGCACTTCACCAATTTTGTGGATTTTCCCCGTGAGACTCAAAATTCTCTCGGTCGTGGTGGTCTTGCCCGCATCCACGTGGGCAAAGATACCAATGTTTCGATAGCGCGCGATGTCTTTCTTCATGTCTGATCTCTAGTTCAGTGCGACAAACGATTGTAGGCTCACAGTTAAGGATGACTTAAACGGAGGTTAAGGGTGCTTCCATAATCAGCAGAGGGTAGGCTGTGGACGGTGAAAAACCGGCAGCCTGAGCCTGCCTTCAGCAATCGTATGAATTATTAAATAATTGTAATGGAATCAAGGCACATCAGGG
This genomic window contains:
- the fusA gene encoding elongation factor G, which codes for MKKDIARYRNIGIFAHVDAGKTTTTERILSLTGKIHKIGEVHDGAATTDFMEQEQERGITIQSAATSCFWKDHQLNIIDTPGHVDFTIEVYRSLKVLDGGVGVFCGSGGVEPQSETNWRYANDSKVARIIYVNKLDRTGADFFNVVKQVETILAAKPLVMVLPIGRETEFCGVVDLLTRKAWVWDDSGDPKNYAIKDVPADMVDDVETYREALIELAVEQDDALMEKYLEGEELTIEEIKGCIRKGTRELAFFPTYCGSSFKNKGVQLILDAVVDYLPNPMEVPPQPEVDLEGNETGKFAIVDDEKPLRALAFKIMDDRFGALTFTRIYSGRLSKGDTILNTATGKTERIGRLVEMHANSREEVDTAQAGDIVAIVGMKNVQTGHTICDPKDPATLEPMVFPEPVISISVKPKVKGGDEKMGLALSKMVQEDPSFQVETDQESGETIIKGMGELHLDIKVDILKRTYGVEVEVGRPQVAYRESITKQIADSYTHKKQSGGSGQYGKIDYIIEPGEPGTGFQFESKVTGGNVPREYWPAVQKGFATSIVKGLLAGFPCVDLKVTLTDGAFHPVDSSAIAFEIAAKAAYRQTIPKAGPQLLEPIMDVDVFTPEDYMGDVIGDLNRRRGMIKSQNPTPTGSRIRADVPLSEMFGYIGDLRTMTSGRGQFSMSFDHYAPCPSNVAEEVIKEAKERQAAAAS
- a CDS encoding metalloregulator ArsR/SmtB family transcription factor, with product MSDVIELNTSACSGFHALSDPLRLQILDLLRQQELCVCDLCDRLEVRQSKLSFHLKTLKEAGLLRSRQEGKWSYYSLNLPEIACLEQYLSNLRQASPRPSRSCSED